The Chloroflexota bacterium genome segment CGCTTCAGGCCGTTCATTCACCCTGACGACAGCGTCGTCTTGAGCAAGCCGCGCTACGTGCTGAACGGTTCTGATCTGGTGCTGATGCCCAACCCGGTGACCGACCTCGATCAGCTCCTGGATGTCCACTGGGTCGAATCGACACTCGGACAGCACGACTCCTGGTACTTCCCGAACACCTTCACGGCCGGCCCGTTGGACTCCTCCCACCTGGTACGACTGGGGCGGACGGCCGCCTACACCTGGCATCGACAGCCGCTCCTGCGGACCGAGCGCGGATTCCCGCTCTACGACCAGCAGGGGGAGGCCTATCAGCTGACGCAGCGCATCCTCCTGAAATTCGTGGACGATGTCCGCGCGAACGGCGCGACCCCGGTGGTCGTCGTGATGCCGGGCATGCTCGACCTGGCGCAGAACGCCACAGGCGTGAAGACGTATGCTCCGCTCCTGGAACTGCTCAGCGAGGCCGGCGCGCCGGTCGTCGACGTGACCTCCGAGCTGCTGGTCGAGGTCGAGCGCCACGGCCTCGACGATGTCTTCGAGGATACGCACTATTCCCGGCTGGGGAACGCTGCCGTCGCGCAGAAACTCGCGGAGACGTTGCCGCGTCTCACACAGCCGACCTGTGGCCCGGCACGGTAGCCACCAACGCCCTCTGGTCCCTGCTGCCGCCCCCTGCTGTGACTCAGGTTGATCTTCGAGGCCCGGCGGTTGATACTCCCGACGCGCGCCATGACGGCGCCACCAGGGAGGAACCCGATGCCGGCTCGAACCTTTGACTGGCGCGACGATCCGACCGGAACCGTGATCGCCGTGCCAGACGTGCGCGCACGCTTCCTCAAGCGCAACCCGGACGACGCACTCGGCGGCTTCCACAGCCACGAGGAGTCGAATGGCATCGAGACGTGGGTGGTCCTCGAAGGCAAGGTTCGCTTCGAGTTCGACGACGGCGAGGTCATCGCCACGCCGGGCCAGTCTGTGGTGGCCTACCCACACGAGAAGCACCGTGTCTCCTGCGCCGGCGATGAGCCCTGCGTCTACTTCCTGACGCTGACGCCGCACCGCGAGCCGACGCACACCTTCTACGACGACAACGGCAACCGTCTCCCGTCACGCGTCGGGACGGTCAACACGACGTGGTGCGGCGAGCCGTCGCTGGGCGAGCTGCCCACGAAGGTCTAGTGCTCGGCCATGCTGGGCATGATGGGTGCACAGCAACCTTGTCATCCCGACCGCGGCGAGGAACGGGCGCAGTGGAGAGATCTTCTTCGCATAACCACGAAGGGGAAGATCCCTCGACTGCGTTCGCAAGGCTTGCCCTGAGCTTGCCGAATGGGTCACGTCGCTCGGGATGACAGGGGGTGTTGACAGCCATCGCTTTCAGCGTGGTGATGTACCAGCCCCAGCGCGCATTCGCTCGGCGCAGTCGGCGGGCCGCCTCCGGGCGGCCCCGAGGAGAGGTATGGCGAAGATCAAGATCGGCGTACAGATCCGTCCGCAGCACACCACCTGGGAGGCGTACCGCGATGCCTGGCTCTGGGCGGACCAGGCAGGCGTGGACGTCATCTACAACTGGGACCACTTCTTCCCGCTCTTCGGCACCTGGGATGGCAACCCTCACCAGGGCGACCATCTGGAGCCGTGGACGCTGCTCGCGGCGCTCGGAGCGCAGACGAAGCAGGCCGCCGTCAGCTGCCTCGTGCTCTGCATGGGCTACCGCAACCCGGCCCTGCTGTCGAACATGGCCAAGACCATGGATCTCATCACGGACGGACGGTTCGTGCTGGGCATCGGCGCCGGCTGGGCACAACGGGACTACGACGAGTTCGGCTTCGAGTTCGGGACGCCCGGCAGCCGGCTCAAGCACCTCGAAGAGGGGCTCGCCATCATCAAGGATCGGTGGAGCAAGGACGAGCCGAAACCCGTCAACGGCAGTATTCCGATCCTGATCGGTGGGGCCGGCGAGAAGGTGACGCTGCGAATCACCGCCCAGTACGCCGACCAGTGGCACACCCACGGCACGCCTGAGGTGTTCGCCGCCAAGAGCGCCGTCCTCGACGAGTGGTGCGCCAAACTCGGGCGAGACCCGTCGACGATCGAGCGGGTCTGCGCGGCGCGCCCCGAGCAGTTCGACATCCTCGACCAGTACGTGAAGGTCGGCGCGACCCAGCTCATCTACGGCTGGGACGACCCGTGGAAGACGGACCAGATCGAGTGGCTGCTCAAGTGGCGCGACGAGGCCAACGCCTGAACGTGGGTTCTGGGTTCTGGGTTCTGGGTTCTGGGCACACTCTCCCAGAACCCAGAAAGTCCTAGCGCACGACCTTGTGCGCCGTCAGGTCCAGCCCGGAGATGCTGACTGACCACGCCGCGAACGTCGCCACGCCGGCGCTCGCCACGGCCTCGTAGGCTGCCGCCGTCAGCAGGATCTCGCCACGCTCCGCCAGGTCCTCCCCCAGCTTGCACGCGATGTTCATCTCGTCGCCCCACGCGTCATCCTCGCCAACCAGCAGCATCCGCCCGTAGCCGATGCCGATGGCCACGTAGATCTCGCTGGCGGCCGGCAGTGGCTCGTTCGCGATCTCGACGTGCTGCTGGATCTCCAGTGCGCAGCGCGTCGCATCCTCCGGCCCCGTGAACAGCGCGAAGATGTTGTCCGCCTCGACGCGCAGCACGCGCCCATGATGAGCTTCGATGATCGGCCGGACCATCCGCCCGAGTCGCTCCAGCCGAGCCAGGTAGTTGACGATGCCGTGCTGGCGCACCGACCGCGAGAAGCCGCAGCTGTCCAGCACCATGATCGAGACCGGCTTGCAGAACTCGGCGTGGATCTGCGTGTCGATCTGCTCCTGCCGCTCCGGATACTCGTTGTACTGCCTCAAGAGCTCCTGCAGCCGCGACCGGCCCGGTCCAAACAGTGCGTCCATCAGGTCCCCCCCGCATCACCGCTTGCGTCTCCGCGTCTGGTATCCAGGCCTGAGGCGCCTCGGCGCCTTCCTCACCTATCGCCGTGACGTTCTCACCTCGGACAGGTCGTGGCTGGCCACGAACCAGTTGACGACGGTGACCGTCATCAGCACGTAGCCCAGGTACTACAGGATACGGCTGACGCGCGGCAGGGCCGTCGAGCCTGAGCTGGCCCGCCTACCGATGGTCAGCGCGTCCCAGACGATGCCGAACGCCAGGAGCCCCGTGCCACCACCGGTGCCCAGCGGGCCAGCCGCTCTTCCGCGATCCCCGTGACCCAGTAACCCGCCTGCGACCGTCGGCGGCCAGTCCATGCTATCGCCCGCATGGTAGACCACGGCTGGCGAAGGCCGGCAGCCAGCTGCGTTACACGATCCTGTCGAATCGGAAACAGGTCAGACGTGTCGGTCACGCTGGCGCGAACGCCGCTCCGTGACGCAGCCGCGCGCCGGCGGCCACGTCGAGACCGCCCCCTATGCCGGCGAATCACCCCGGGCACCCAGGATATCGGCGGCCTGCAGCGCGGCTCGGTAGACATCTGCCAGCGGGACACCGTGCTGGCGGGCCAGCGCCGAGCAATCCTCGTACTCGGGCGAGGCGGTGGCTCGCTCGTCGAGCAGCTTGAGCTTGACGCGCACCTCACCGTACGGTGTGAGGACGGTCTCGACGCGCCGCCGAACGATGAGCCGCTCGGCGCGCGTCATGCGGACCCCGAACGTCGAGGTCTCGCGGAGGATCAGGCCGGCCAGCTCTCGGGCCTGCTCGGGCCGCGCGATCGCCGCCAGCAGCACGCCCGGGCGGTGCTTCTTCATCTGGAGGGCCGTGAAGGAGACGTCGAGCGCCCCGGCCGCGAGCAGCAACTCCATGGCGTAGCCGAGCTGTTCAGGCGTGCTGTCGTCCAGGTTGGCCTCGATGACGGTGACCTCGTCGGCGACCAGGGAGTCACCTCCCACCCCCCGACCCCCTCCCCCGCACGCGGGAGAGGGGGGGTCCGCGCACGACATCTGGCCCTCCCAACTCTCCGCGCCAGATAGCCGAGCTGGGGGGGTGAGGTTACGCGATGGTCCTGAGGCGGCGAGGTTCCCCTGCGAAGTTGGCGGGGCCACCTCCTCCGGGTGGGCGAGGGCTGTGCGTTCGGCCGCCCGAACTGGCGGCGAGAGGCGCGGCGGTCCCGGCGTCCAACGCTCGCCCAGCCAGATCCGCACACAGTTCGGCCACGGCAATTCCTTCGTGCCGTAGCCGTACCCGACCCGTCGCACCCGCATCATTGGCTGCTCGAAGGTCGCAAGCTCGGCCAGCAGCGCCGCGCCGGTCGGCGTGACCAGTTCTCCCAGGACGGGCGCCGGGCGCGTCGGCGCGGCCACCCCGGCCAGGATCTCCAACGTGGCTGGCGGCGGGGCTGGCAACAGCCCGTGCTCCATCCGGACCGTCCCGCCGGGCAGCGGCAGGCTCGACGCGTAGACCTCGCGGATACCCAGCGTGTGCAGCCCGATCAGGTTGCCGACGATGTCCACGAGAGAATCGACCGCCCCGACCTCGTGAAAGTGGATCTGCTCGGGCGTGGTGTTGTGGATCCTGGCCTCGGCGCGGGCCAGCCGCCAGAACACGGCCACCGCCTTTGTGCGGACCCACGCCGGCAGGGCGCTCCGTTCGAGCATCGCCAGGATATCGCCGAGGCCGCGCGAGGGCTGCACCCGCTCGTCGATGAGCACATCGAACTTGGTGCCGGAGACGCCGAACGACTGCTTCGTCGCTACGCTCAGCTCGTAGCCGGACAGGTCGAGCGCCGCCAATCCCTCTCGCAGCACGTCGAGCGACAGTCCGGCATCGAGCTGCGCGCCCAGCAGCATGTCGCCGGCCACGCCGCTGAAGCAGTCCACGTACAGAAGCGGGGTCCGGAGCTCACTCGGGGCGCGCGGCGTCCAGGACGAAAGGATCGAGCGACCCGCACTGGCCGGCGCAGACGGCGCAGCGTCTGCTGGTGGCTGCTGCTCGTGCGGGTGCGGCTCTGCATGCCCGGGCACCTGCGGCGCCTGATTCTCGCGCGGGTGCGGATGGTCGTGCGGCTGCCGCCGCGGCTCCGGGTGCGGATGACCGTGGCCGTGCTCGTCCATCTCGCTCATGCTCCCCCCTCCACCACCTCGGTTGCCGCCTCGGTCGTAGGCGACCCGCGTACCGGCGCCCGGCCGCGTTCGTCCTCCTCCAGCGCCTCCCCCACGACGAACAGCGAGCCGGTCACCAGCACGAGGTCGCGCGGGCCGGCCTCGGCCAGCGTCTCGCCGATGGCGTCGCGGACCTCAGGGATGATGCGCGCCTCGACGCCGCGCGCCGCCACGATCCGCGCCAGCTCGTCCAGCGGCACCGAGCGCTCGTGGTGCGAGCGGGTCAGCGTCACGCCGTCCATGATGGGCAGCAGCGCGTCGAGCATCCGTGTCACGTCCTTCCCGACCGACGTGCCAAAGACCAGCCGCCGGCGCTCGCTGGGGAAGCACTCGGACACGGCCTCCGCCAGCCGCCGCGCCGAGTCGCCGTTGTGCGCGCCGTCCAGCACGAGCCAGGGCGACGACCGCAGCACCTGGAGTCGGCCCGGCCAGCGGACCGACGCCAGCCCGCTCCGGACGGCGCTCGCCAGGGCCGGCAACCCGGGCGATGCCGCCCGCGGCCCGGCGCTCGCCCCTGCGCCGAGGGGACGGGGAGCATCGGGCTGCCGCGGGATGTCGGTCACCAGGGCCACAGCCAGGGCGGCGTTCTCGCGCTGGTGCCGCCCGAGCAGCGGCGTCTGCAAGCGCCGAAACGTCCCGCGCGGCCCCGCCACCACAAACGTCCCGCAGCCGGCCCCACCGTCCTCGGGATGCCACTGCCACTCCTGCCCGACCATCTCCAGGCGCGCGCCGCTCGCCTCGGCGGCCCGGTCGATCACTGCCTGGGCCTCAGCGGGCTGCCGCGCCGAGGCGGCGAGGCGGCCCGCTCGAAACACGCCCGTCTTCTCCCTCGTGATGTGGGTGAGGGTCGGCCCAAGGGTCGCCATGTGGTCGTAGCTGACGGGCGTAAGCGCCACGGCGAGCGGATCGAGCACATTCGTGGCGTCATGGAGGCCGCCCACCCCCGCCTCGACCACGGCGATCTGCACGCCGGCCGCGACGAATGCCAGCAGCGCGAAGGCGAAGCCGGCCTCGAACGTGGTGGCCTGCCCGAGGTCTGGCCGCTCGTGCCCGAGCCGATCCACCGCCTCGCGGATCGCCGGCATCAGCCGCGCCACGGTGGACGGCTCGACATCCTGCCCGTCGATGCGGGTCCGCTCGCACCAGCTGGTCAGGTGCGGCGACGAGACCATCCCGACCGCGTAGCCGGCCGCGCGCAGCATCGACTCGGTATACGCCGCCACCGAGCCCTTCCCCTTGGTCCCGGCGACCAGGACGCTGGCAAGCTGCCGGTCGGGGCCGCCCAGCAGGTCGAGCAGCGCGCGCGTCCTGGCGAGCTTGCGCGGATGGTCGGCCACGATCTGCGCGGCGGTGCGGATGTTCGGCGAGAGGCCGTACAGCCAGTGCAGCGCATCCTGGTAGGCTGGGTCAGGGATCGCGGAGTCGGCTCGCATCTACCGTGCGAGTATACCGGGGCATCGCGGTGGCCGCGCCGGACTCGCAGCGGGGCGGGGGGTGAGGGGCCATCCCGGCGGTGAGGGGTTTCCGAACGGCCAACCGGCTACCATAGCCCCACCGGCGCGCCGCCGCGCCCGACCGTCTGCCGCAGGAGGCTCCATGAGCGCCACCGTCGTCCTCGATCCCAGGCTCGCAGACCTGGTTGACCCATCGGCCACACCCGAGCAGATCGCCAGCGGCTGTGTCTTCACCGAGGGACCGCTCTGGAGCCACCGCGACCAGTGGCTGACCTTCAGCGACGTACGCGGCAACACGATGTACCGCTGGACCGAGTCGGGCGGCCAACAGGTCTTCCGGAAGCCGAGTCAGGTCGCGAACGGGAACACCTACGATCTCGGGCACAACATCGTCACCTGCGAGCACCAGGGCCGGCGCGTGTCGCGGACGTCCCCCGATGGCCGCATCGAGACGGTCGTGGACCGCTACGACGGCAAGCGGCTGAACAGCCCCAACGACGTGATCTGCCTCGCGAACGGCGACCTGATCTTCACCGATCCGCCGTACGGCCTGCGTCAGCCGGACGGGACGTTCGCACCCGGCGAGACGCCATTCAACGGCGTCTATCGGGTGTCGGCGTCGGACGGCAGCATCCGGCTGCTGGTGGACGACTTCGAGCGCCCGAACGGCCTCGTCCTCAGGGACGACGGCCGCACGCTGTTGATCGACGACACGGACCGCCACCACGTCCGCGCGTTCGACGTGAACGACGACGGCAGCCTGAGCAACGATCGGGTCTTCGCGGAAGTCACCTACGGCAGCACGGTCGGCCGGCCGGACGGCATGAAGCTGGACGTGCTCGGCAACCTCTACGTGACGGCGAACACGGAGGACGGCCTGTGGGTCTACGCGCCAGACGGCGCTCCGCTCGGGTTCATCGGCACGCCCGAGCCGCCGGCTAACTGCGCCTGGGGCGGCCCTGGGAATCGGATGCTGTTCATCACGGCGAACACCGGCGTCTACCGTCTGACCATGAAGGTGTCAGGTCAGGCGATCCACGCCAACCAGCCGGCGTAGACGGTCCTCACGGCTTCCCAGTCCGCCACACAGAGCAGAACTTCGCCACGCTCCCCCGTACTCTGCTCGTCATTTCGGCCGCGACGCGCAATGAACATCCCCGCCCTGACAACCGCAGTGCAGCGCGAAACAACCATCCCAAGGTTGTCCCGACCGAAACGAGGGATGAACTTCCCTCCGTCATCCCGACCGTAGCGAGGAACGAGCGAAGCGGAGGGATCTTCTCCCTCTGTCCGGCACATTTCAGGCAGGGAAGATCCCTCGACTTCGTTCGCAGGCTCACTTCGCTCGGGCTGACCCGGTTCAGCGCACGTGCGTGTCGACGCCTCGCTACGACACGCCGTATCGTGAACGCATGGACTCGCTGCCCTCGCGCATCACCATCGATTCGAACATCTGCCACGGCAAGCCGGTGATTCGCGGTCTGCGCTATCCCGTGCAGTCGATGCTGGAGTGCCTAGCTGGCGGCGACTCCATCGAGGACATTGTGGCCGCGTTCCCTGACCTGAAGCGCGGCGATCTCCTCACCTGCCTGGAGTTCGCGGCGCGCTCGCTTGAGGTCAAGCGCTCGCACCTGACGGCGGCGTGAAGTTCATGATCGATGCCCGGCATCCCCAAGAAGGAAATACCCAGAGCGATTTCGGATTGACGGCCCGCCGCCACGCCCGTATACTCCCCCACTAGACACAACCGCATACTCAAAGACTGCGAACGGGACGAGTACCCGTCAGCGAGCGCCTCAGAGAGCCGGGGTTGGTGTGAACCGGTGGCGCAGACGGCGGCGAATGGACCCGGGAGTCGCGATCCGAACGCGCAGGACGGTCACCCGCTGACCGACAGGCACCAAGTAGGCATCGCCGGAGTTGCCACCGTTATCAGGGTGTAGGGCATCGCCGTGAGGCCGGCAGCAGCACGCTGCAAGGTTCAGGGCCGCGCCCGCGAAGGGCTTGTCACGCAGTCCCCTGCACGACGGCCGAAACAGGGTGGCACCACGAGACGCCCCTCGTCCCTGGCTGGACGAGGGGCGTTTGCCGTTCACACAGGATCTCGCTCTGCCTCCCTCTCCGCCCCGGAGATCGGAACACGGCGAGGTCAGCGGAGGGGTGCTACCAGATGACCGCAGGTTCTCAGGCCAAGAAGGGCCGCATTCTCACTGGCGACCGGCCCACCGGCAAGCTCCACCTGGGGCACTACGTCGGCTCGCTCGCCAACCGCGTCAAGCTCCAGGACACCTACGACTGCTACTTCATCGTCGCCGACTACCACGCGCTGACCACCCGCTTCGACAACCCCCGCGACATCGGCGAGAACGTCCATGAGCTGGTGCTCGACTACCTGAGCGTCGGCATGGACCCCGACAAGAGCGTCATCTACCTGCAGTCGCTCGTCCCCGAGACCTGCGAGCTCCACTTGCTGTTCAGCATGCTCGTCTCGGTGCCGAGGCTGGAGCGCCTTCCCACGCTCAAGGACGTCGTGCGCGATCTCAAGCTGGAGACGGCCTCGTACGGGCTGCTCGGCTACCCGGTGCTCCAAAGTGCTGACATCCTGATCGTGCGGGGCAACCTCGTGCCGGTCGGCAAGGACCAGTCGTCGCACATCGAGATCACCCGCGAGATCGGTCGCCGCTTCAACGACCTCTACGGCGAAGTCTTCCCCATCGCCGAGGCGCTCATCGGCGACGTGCCCACCCTCGTCGGGATCGATGGCAAGGCCAAGATGAGCAAGAGCCTCAACAATGCCATCATGCTGGCCGACTCGCCCGAGGAGGTCAAGCGCAAGGTCATGGGGATGTACACCGACCCGACCCGCCTGCGCGCCACCGATCCGGGGACGGTCGAGGGCAACCCCGTCTTCCAGTACCACGACGCCTTCAACCCGAACCTGGACGAGGTCAACGACCTGAAGGACCGCTACCGCGTCGGGAAGGTCGGCGACGTCGAGGTCAAGCGCAAGCTGATCGCCGCCCTGGAGAACTTCCTCGAGCCGATCCGCGAGCGCCGCGCCAAGGTCGAGAGCCAGCCCGGCCTGGTGGACGACGTCATCGCCGAGGGCAGCCGCAAGGCTCGCCGCGAGGCCGAGGAGACGATCCGCATGGCCCGAGACGCCATGGGCATCAACTACTTCGCCAGCGAGCGGCCGGACATGGCCGGATCACGGAGGGGCTGATGTTCACGCCGAGTCTGACCCAGGCCAAGGCGCTGGTGGGCAAGGCCCGCTTCGTGCCGATCTATCGCGAGATCCTGGCCGACCTGGAGACGCCCGTCTCGGCCTACCTCAAGTACGCGGCCGGCCGCGACTCGTTCCTGCTGGAGAGCGTCGAGGGCGGCGAGAACGTCGGGCGCTACTCGTTCATCGGGGCGCGCCCTCGCGAGATCCTGGAGATCCGCGAGGACGGCGCCGCCCTGGAGACGCCGGACGGCAGCCGCGCGCTTGAGTACGACGATCCGCTGGCCCTGATCGACAGCCTGCTCGGCATGGACACGATGGCGACGCTGCCGGGCCTGCCGCGCTTCATCGGTGGGGCCGTCGGGTTCCTCAGCTACGAGATCGCACGCTGCTTCGAGAAGCTGCCGGCGGCGGCCAACGATCCGCACGGGCTGCCGCTGGCCCGCCTGATGTTCGTGGACTCGCTGCTGGTCTTCGACCACACCCGACGGACCATCAAGGCCGTCACCCGGCTGCCGCTCGACGGCGACCTTGAAGCCAACTACGCCGAGGCCGTCCAGCGCATCTCGGCCATGCTCGACCGGCTCGATCAGCCGGCCCAGGTGCCACGGCTGGAGTCGATCCCCACGTTCAACGAGGGCATCGGCCTGCACGACCGCGTCCAGTCGAACGTCACGCCCTCCGAGTTCATGGGCATGGTCCGCAAGGCCAAGGAGTACATCCGGGCCGGCGACATCATCCAGGTCGTGCCGTCGCAGCGGCTCTCGCTGAAGACGACCGCCGATCCGTTCTCGATCTACCGCGCCCTGCGGGTGGTCAACCCGTCGCCGTACATGTTCTTCCTCGACTTCGGGGACTACCACCTCGTCGGGGCCTCACCCGAGATGCTGGTGATGGTCGAGAAGGGCCTGATCCACAATCGGCCCATCGCCGGCACGCGCTGGCGCGGGGCTACGCCCGAGGAGGACGACCGCCTCGCCCGCGAGCTGCTGGCCGACGAGAAGGAGCGGGCCGAG includes the following:
- a CDS encoding DUF433 domain-containing protein; its protein translation is MDSLPSRITIDSNICHGKPVIRGLRYPVQSMLECLAGGDSIEDIVAAFPDLKRGDLLTCLEFAARSLEVKRSHLTAA
- a CDS encoding cupin domain-containing protein, which codes for MPARTFDWRDDPTGTVIAVPDVRARFLKRNPDDALGGFHSHEESNGIETWVVLEGKVRFEFDDGEVIATPGQSVVAYPHEKHRVSCAGDEPCVYFLTLTPHREPTHTFYDDNGNRLPSRVGTVNTTWCGEPSLGELPTKV
- the trpS gene encoding tryptophan--tRNA ligase; protein product: MTAGSQAKKGRILTGDRPTGKLHLGHYVGSLANRVKLQDTYDCYFIVADYHALTTRFDNPRDIGENVHELVLDYLSVGMDPDKSVIYLQSLVPETCELHLLFSMLVSVPRLERLPTLKDVVRDLKLETASYGLLGYPVLQSADILIVRGNLVPVGKDQSSHIEITREIGRRFNDLYGEVFPIAEALIGDVPTLVGIDGKAKMSKSLNNAIMLADSPEEVKRKVMGMYTDPTRLRATDPGTVEGNPVFQYHDAFNPNLDEVNDLKDRYRVGKVGDVEVKRKLIAALENFLEPIRERRAKVESQPGLVDDVIAEGSRKARREAEETIRMARDAMGINYFASERPDMAGSRRG
- a CDS encoding bifunctional folylpolyglutamate synthase/dihydrofolate synthase — translated: MRADSAIPDPAYQDALHWLYGLSPNIRTAAQIVADHPRKLARTRALLDLLGGPDRQLASVLVAGTKGKGSVAAYTESMLRAAGYAVGMVSSPHLTSWCERTRIDGQDVEPSTVARLMPAIREAVDRLGHERPDLGQATTFEAGFAFALLAFVAAGVQIAVVEAGVGGLHDATNVLDPLAVALTPVSYDHMATLGPTLTHITREKTGVFRAGRLAASARQPAEAQAVIDRAAEASGARLEMVGQEWQWHPEDGGAGCGTFVVAGPRGTFRRLQTPLLGRHQRENAALAVALVTDIPRQPDAPRPLGAGASAGPRAASPGLPALASAVRSGLASVRWPGRLQVLRSSPWLVLDGAHNGDSARRLAEAVSECFPSERRRLVFGTSVGKDVTRMLDALLPIMDGVTLTRSHHERSVPLDELARIVAARGVEARIIPEVRDAIGETLAEAGPRDLVLVTGSLFVVGEALEEDERGRAPVRGSPTTEAATEVVEGGA
- a CDS encoding adenylate/guanylate cyclase domain-containing protein encodes the protein MDALFGPGRSRLQELLRQYNEYPERQEQIDTQIHAEFCKPVSIMVLDSCGFSRSVRQHGIVNYLARLERLGRMVRPIIEAHHGRVLRVEADNIFALFTGPEDATRCALEIQQHVEIANEPLPAASEIYVAIGIGYGRMLLVGEDDAWGDEMNIACKLGEDLAERGEILLTAAAYEAVASAGVATFAAWSVSISGLDLTAHKVVR
- a CDS encoding LLM class F420-dependent oxidoreductase, with protein sequence MAKIKIGVQIRPQHTTWEAYRDAWLWADQAGVDVIYNWDHFFPLFGTWDGNPHQGDHLEPWTLLAALGAQTKQAAVSCLVLCMGYRNPALLSNMAKTMDLITDGRFVLGIGAGWAQRDYDEFGFEFGTPGSRLKHLEEGLAIIKDRWSKDEPKPVNGSIPILIGGAGEKVTLRITAQYADQWHTHGTPEVFAAKSAVLDEWCAKLGRDPSTIERVCAARPEQFDILDQYVKVGATQLIYGWDDPWKTDQIEWLLKWRDEANA
- the trpE gene encoding anthranilate synthase component I yields the protein MFTPSLTQAKALVGKARFVPIYREILADLETPVSAYLKYAAGRDSFLLESVEGGENVGRYSFIGARPREILEIREDGAALETPDGSRALEYDDPLALIDSLLGMDTMATLPGLPRFIGGAVGFLSYEIARCFEKLPAAANDPHGLPLARLMFVDSLLVFDHTRRTIKAVTRLPLDGDLEANYAEAVQRISAMLDRLDQPAQVPRLESIPTFNEGIGLHDRVQSNVTPSEFMGMVRKAKEYIRAGDIIQVVPSQRLSLKTTADPFSIYRALRVVNPSPYMFFLDFGDYHLVGASPEMLVMVEKGLIHNRPIAGTRWRGATPEEDDRLARELLADEKERAEHVMLVDLGRNDVGKVSKAGTVSVDELMVIEKYSHVMHIVSKVTGQLRDDLRPVDALRSVFPAGTVSGAPKIRAMEIIAELEKDRRGTYAGSVGLFNWDGEIETAIALRTALVKDGTVHVQAGGGIVADSDPAFEYEETLNKAAALLRGVLAAERAGRPASAPVPSAIGDALAEPVSEGVPAT
- a CDS encoding SMP-30/gluconolactonase/LRE family protein → MSATVVLDPRLADLVDPSATPEQIASGCVFTEGPLWSHRDQWLTFSDVRGNTMYRWTESGGQQVFRKPSQVANGNTYDLGHNIVTCEHQGRRVSRTSPDGRIETVVDRYDGKRLNSPNDVICLANGDLIFTDPPYGLRQPDGTFAPGETPFNGVYRVSASDGSIRLLVDDFERPNGLVLRDDGRTLLIDDTDRHHVRAFDVNDDGSLSNDRVFAEVTYGSTVGRPDGMKLDVLGNLYVTANTEDGLWVYAPDGAPLGFIGTPEPPANCAWGGPGNRMLFITANTGVYRLTMKVSGQAIHANQPA
- the larC gene encoding nickel pincer cofactor biosynthesis protein LarC, whose amino-acid sequence is MSEMDEHGHGHPHPEPRRQPHDHPHPRENQAPQVPGHAEPHPHEQQPPADAAPSAPASAGRSILSSWTPRAPSELRTPLLYVDCFSGVAGDMLLGAQLDAGLSLDVLREGLAALDLSGYELSVATKQSFGVSGTKFDVLIDERVQPSRGLGDILAMLERSALPAWVRTKAVAVFWRLARAEARIHNTTPEQIHFHEVGAVDSLVDIVGNLIGLHTLGIREVYASSLPLPGGTVRMEHGLLPAPPPATLEILAGVAAPTRPAPVLGELVTPTGAALLAELATFEQPMMRVRRVGYGYGTKELPWPNCVRIWLGERWTPGPPRLSPPVRAAERTALAHPEEVAPPTSQGNLAASGPSRNLTPPARLSGAESWEGQMSCADPPSPACGGGGRGVGGDSLVADEVTVIEANLDDSTPEQLGYAMELLLAAGALDVSFTALQMKKHRPGVLLAAIARPEQARELAGLILRETSTFGVRMTRAERLIVRRRVETVLTPYGEVRVKLKLLDERATASPEYEDCSALARQHGVPLADVYRAALQAADILGARGDSPA